Within the Natranaeroarchaeum sulfidigenes genome, the region TGATGCAATAGCACACGCTGGACGCCCTCGCGGGCCTCCAGTTCCTCACGGATCGTCGCCATCCGATCGTCGGCAACGCCGTCGTACTTCTCGAACTGCAGGTACTCCGTCGGGGCGTCATCGTCGGCGTCTTTCGCTCTGACGCGCCCGGTGAACGTGGCGATCGCGCCCGCGCGTTCGGCTTCCGGCGCGCGTTTTGCGCTCGCTACGAGCGATTCGAGCGACTCGAACGGTTCGAGTTCCTCGATCCGCTCGACAACGGAGGAGATATCGATAGCGGCGGCGTCTTCGCCACGGGCAATGGCAGTGCCCGTATGCTCTCGACCTGCGAGTACCACTTGCGGGAGATCCGCCTCGCTATACCCTTCGACAACTGTGTAGTCGTGGGCTATCGACAGTTCTGCGAGCGTCCCGTCAAGCGTCCGTTCTTCGCCGGTAGCGAACCAGCCATCGTCATCGGTCACTCCGTAGGTTGTCTCTGCACCGGCGTTCCGGTGGCGGTGTGTGTCCTTTCCGTCAGTATCTATCTCTGGGGCGTGGGTCATGCGTTTGATCGTCGCGACCCGACCACGCTCGCTCAGTCGGTCGACGATCCGTTCGACGAGCGTTGTCTTTCCCGAGTCCGAGGGACCGACGACACCAAGTAGTTGCATACGTCACCCCACGGTTGCCCGGGGTTTGTACGTTCTGGAGCATGCGCCGACCATCGAGTGAAACTATACGGCTGGAACCGGAACGTTTCCGCAATGATGCCGTTCGTATCCGATCCGGTCGTACTCGATCTACTGTCGACGGTGCTCGCCGGGGGAGCGCCACCGGTCGACGGTGCAGTCGACGTGTTGTCACGTGAAGCAGTGACAGCGGGTGGAATCCTCGCAATTGTCGTACTGATCGGCCTCTCGGCCTTCTTTGCCTCCTCGGAGATCGCTATCTTCTCTCTCGGGAACCACCGCGTCAGCGCGCTCGTCGAGGAGGGTGCTCGCGGAGCGAGGACACTCGAAGCCCTGAAATCGAAGCCGAGACGACTGCTGGTGACGATTCTGGTCGGAAACAACATCGCCAATATCGCGATGTCCTCGATCGCGACTGGTCTGCTCGGCATGTATTTCGACGGCGGACAGGCCGTCCTCATCGCCACGTTCGGGATCACGTCGATCGTCCTGCTGTTCGGCGAGAGCGCACCCAAATCCTATGCCGTCGAAAACAGCGAATCGTGGGCCCTGCGGATATCAAGGCCCCTGAAACTGTCCGAATATCTGCTCTTTCCGCTGATCGTTATCTTCGACAGGTTGACGCGGATCATCAACCGGCTCATGGGAAGCGAGGGGAACTTCGAGAACGCCTACGTCACGCGCTCGGAGATTCAGGACATGATCGAGACGGGCGAGCGCGAGGGCGTCCTGGAGGCCGACGAACACGAGATGCTCCAGCGGATTCTCCGGTTTCGCAACCGGATCGCCAAGGAGGTGATGGTGCCCCGTCTCGATGTCGTCGGCGTCCCCGCCGAGGCGAGTGTCGAGGAGGCAGTCGACGTCGCAATCGAAAGCGGCTACTCCCGGCTTCCGGTGTACGAGGGGACGCTCGACGACGTGGTCGGCGTCGTGGAAGTGAACGACCTTGTCGATGCGAGCGGTAACGGCGAAAACCTGACCGCACGTGATGTCGCAATCGATCCCTACATCGTCCCGGAATCGAAAGACGTCGACGAGATCCTGACCGAGCTCCGGGAGGATCGACGCAGACTGGCGATCGTCGTCGACGAGTTCGGCACGACCGCCGGAATCGTCACCATGGAGGATATCGTCGAGGAGATCATCGGCGAGGTGCTCGGCAAGACCGAACAGGTGCCGATCCGGTGGCTCGCCGAGAACGTCGTACTCGTCCGGGGGGAGGTGAACGTCCACGAAGTCAACGAGGCGCTCGATATCGAGCTACCGGAGGGCGGCGAGTTCGAGTCGATTGCTGGTTTCGTGTTCGACCGGGCGGGACGCCTCGTCGAGGAGGGCGAGACGGTTACACACGACGGGGTGAAACTGGTCGTCCAGACCGCGGAGAACAACCGAATTCTGGAGGTTCGGGTCGAGCTTCCGAAGGAGCAAGTCCCGGACGAGAGTGACGAACAGTAACACCCACGGAACGCCGGACTTGGCAACCCTTAAGACTGCAACAGGGGTATCGTGGAGTAGTATGAAAGTGGTCGTTTCTATCGGCGGGAGCGTACTCGCGCCGGATCTGGGGGCCGAACGGATCCGCGAGCACGCCGCCGTCATCGAGGGACTGGTCGAGGACGGCTGTACCGTCGGTGCAGTTGTCGGCGGCGGCACCGTCGCGCGCGAGTATATCGGTACTGCACGGGATCTGGGCGCGAACGAGATGAGACTCGACGAGATCGGGATCGATGTCACACGTCTGAACGCACGTCTCCTGATCTCCGCATTGGGACAAGAAGCCGTACCCTCGCCCGCCAAAACCTACGAGGAGGCGGGCGAAGCGATCCGGCGCGGTGACATCTGTGTGATGGGTGGCGTTGCTCCGGCACAGACGACCGATGCCGTCAGCGCGGCTCTCGCGGAGTACGTCGACGCCGACCTGCTGGTCTACGCCACCAGCGTTCCCGGCGTCTACAGCGCCGATCCGAACGAAACCGATGACGCGACGAAACACGAGCGGCTTTCGGCGGCGGAACTCGTCGACGTGATCGCCGGGATCGAGATGAACGCAGGGAGTTCGGCACCGGTCGACCTGCTCGCCGCGAAGGTGATCCAACGGTCCGGGATGCGAACCATCGTTCTGGACGGTACGAAGCCCGAACGCATCTCGGGAGCGGTCCGCTACGGCGATCATGAGGGGACCGACGTGATCCCAGAGGGCGCAGGCGATGAACCGACCTACTGGGCCGACGAGGAGCGATGAGCGAGGAATCAGACGCCAGCGTGGACTCCGATCCGGAGCGTCCCGATCACGGTGTCCCGCCGGAGTACGACCCGTACCTCTTGCGAGAAGAGAACGAGGGCGACCACCACGCGTTCTGGGCCGATCGCGTCGCCGATCAGGTCGAGGCACGCGAGCCAGACGAACCGATCGTGATCAAGGGCGGTATTTCTCCGTCGGGTATCCCACATCTTGGCAACGCAAACGAGATCGTGCTGGGCTACTTCGTCGCCGAATCGCTCCGCGAGCGGGGTCACGAGGTCGAACAGATCTTCACGACCGACGATCGCGATCCCCTGCGCGGGCTCCCACGCAAACTCGCTGATCTGGACGGCGAGATCGTCGGGCTCGGTGAGGTCGACGCCAGTGCCCTCGGCCGAAATCTGGGCAAGCCCTACACCGCGATACCCGACCCCTTCGGGTGCTGTGACTCCTATGGCGACCACTTCTCGACGCTGATCGCCGGAATCGCCGAAGATCTCGACATCCCGATCGAACTCGTCTCGAACACCGCCTGCTACGAGGACGGTCGGTTCGAGGATGCGACCGAGTTCCTGCTGGAGAACCGGGAAACTGCGCGGAACGTCCTCGCGGACTATCAGGACAAGGTCGACGAGGAGTACGTCCCGTTCAACCCGATCTGTGGGGAGTGCGGGACGGTAACAGAGACCGTGACCGGCGTTGACCCCGACGCTGGCACCGTCGACTATCGCTGCACCGACATGGAGGCGGGCGACCAGACGATCGAGGGCTGTGGCCACGAGGGAACCGCGACGCTCCGGGACGGCAAGCTCCCCTGGCGCTTCGAGTGGGTAACCCAGTGGCGCGAGCTCGGCGTCGACTTCGAGCCTTTCGGCAAGGACCACGCCGAGGGGTCCTGGCCAAGCGGCGTCGATATCGCGCGTTCCGTCTTCGATGTCGAGCCGCCGGTACCGATGGTCTACGAGTGGTTTACCCTCGACGGCGAGCCGTTCTCCTCCTCTGCGGGCAACGTCGTGATGGTGCCCGAAGTGCTGGAGCTGATCGAACCCGAAGTGCTCCGGTACTTTTTCGCGAAGGACCCCACGCGCTCGCGGGATTTCTCGATTCCACGCCTCGACCAGCTCGTCGACGAGTTCGACCGCCTCGAAGCGATCTACTACGGGGATATTGATCCCGGCGAGGAGTCGGAGACGGCGTTCGCCAAGCGAGTTTACCCCTTCCTCGTTGACGATCTTGAACCGGGGGCCGATCCGAGGGAGACCGAGCGACCGGTCCGGATTCCGTTCCGCTTTGCCGCGGTGCTTGGCATGACCGAAGATCCCGAACTCCGCGAGGAGATCGCAAAGCGCGAAGGCCACATTCCAGAGGACGCGAGCGACGAAGTAGTCGAAAACGCCCTGGCGCGGGTCGAACGGGCGCGGCGGTGGGCACGTCGGACGGACAACGCCTACAACTACGAACTCAAACGCGAGTCGATACCCGACATCGAGTTCGACGCCGACACCAAGGCGGCGCTCGACGAACTCGCTGACTTCATCGAGACCCACGACGATCCCGAGGCGATCCAGAGCGAGATCTACGAGATCGCTCGACGCCACGATGTCGAGGTCGGCGACTTCTTCGCCGCTGGCTACCGACTCTTCTTCGATCAGGAACAGGGGCCGAAGCTGGGAACCTTCCTCGCGAAACTCGATGAGGCGTTCGTGCTGGCCCGGCTCCGACGTGAGCGCTAGCTGTCCTTCCAAACCAAACCCATATCAAACCGCCTCCCCGAGGATAGGCCAATGAGTACGCTGGTTTGGGTCGTGGGCGGGATCCTCGCCTACTGGGCCCTCGTACGGACGGCGAACCAGCGCGGCTGGCTGCCTGAATACGTCAAGACCCAGGGCCCGATTACGACGATCCACACGAAACGCGGTCGGGAGTTCCTCGACTGGCTCTCCCAGTGGGATCGGTTCTGGCGGGCCTGGGCGAACGTGGGGCTCGGTATCGCTCTCGTCGTGATGGTCGGGGCCTTCCTGATGCTCGTGCTCTCGGCGGCACTGGCGCTCTCCTCGCCACAGCCGAGTCAGGTCACACAGCCACGGAACGTGCTGGCGATCCCCGGTGTCAACGACTTTCTCCCACTGTCGATGGCTCCCGAGATCGTGTTTGCCCTGCTCGTCGGCCTCGTCGTCCACGAGGGGGGCCACGGCCTGCTCTGTCGCGTCGAGGACATCGACATCAACTCGATGGGCGTCGCGATGCTGGCAATCATCCCGATCGGCGCGTTCGTCGAACCCGAACAGGAGAGCCAGCGCAATGCGAGCCGTGGTGGAAGTAGCCGGATGTTCGCGGCGGGCGTGACGAACAACTTCGTGCTCTCGGTGCTCGTGTTCGCGCTGCTCTTTGGCCCGGTCGCCGGTGCAATCGCCGTCGCACCCGGCGCGTCGATCGCCGGGCCCGTTCCCAACTCGGGGGCAGAAGCGGCCGGTGTCGATCGGGGCGACCGCATCACCGCACTGGATGGCGAGCCGATCGAGACGAACAGCGACCTCGAAGGGGCGCTCGCTGATACTGACCAGGAAGCGGTGACCGTCGAACTCAACGACGACGAAGAGACGACGATCGAACAACGACTCGTCGTTCAGGGCGTCACGCAGGGCGGCCCCGACAACGTCGAGATGGGTGACCGGATCACCGCTGTCGACGGCGAGACGGTCGATACACGGGACGAACTGCAGACTGCGCTTGGTGCTGAGGAGGTCGTCACTGTGGACATGGATCGGAACGGTGAGGCCGTGGACGAGACCTTCGCTACCGGAGCGCTCGTCGTCGTAGCCGAGGACGGACCCCTCGCCACCGATGCAGGTCTCGAACCGGGATCGAGCGTCGTTATTACGGAAATCGCCGGGGAACGGGTCCTGACGGGCGACGATCTCAGCGAGGTGATGGACGAGCAATCACCCGGTGAAACCGCCGAGATCGTGGTGTACGAAGGGACCGACCGTACTACCCACGAAGTGACGTTCGCGGAAGCCGATGACGGGGGAGCACTCGTCGGGGCGGCTTCGGTTGCACCCGGCGTGAACGGTATCACGACCAGCGAGTGGGGGCTACAGTACTACCCCGCAGGCACGTACCTCGAAATCCTCGGCGGGGAGAACGACGAGGAAGCCGCGATCGATCCCGCCGTCACTGATTCGTTCATCGGCAAGACGCTACTCGTGTTGTTCCTCCCACTCGCCGGGATCATCGGCGGTGACACGTTCCCCGAGAGCTTCGCCGGCTTCACGAGCGAAATCATGAACTTCTACGTCGTCGATGGCCCGCTGGCGGCGCTTGGAGCCGGGACCTTCGTGCTGGCGAACATCCTGTTCTGGGTCGGCTGGATCAACATCCAGCTTGGCTTTTTCAACTGCATTCCCGCGTTCCCGCTCGATGGCGGGCACATCCTGCGAACCAGCACAGAGGCCATCGTCTCGCGGCTGCCGATCGAGGGCTCGTATCAGCTGACAAAGACGGTTACGACAACGGTCGGGCTGACGATGTTGCTCTGTCTGTTGCTGGTCATCTTCGGCCCCCGGCTACTCGCGTAGTCAGGCCGGGAGCGGGATCGTTCTCGCCGCTTCGCCGTGTTTCGCATCCCAGAGCCGAAGCTCCGTAATCGTCCACGTGATCGGCTCAATCTCCCGTTCGGCGAGCGCCCGGGCCGCCTCAATATCCCCGCCACCGCGCGCGAGCGTAACGTGCATCACGTAGTCCTCCCCTTCGAGTCCGTCGATCGCGCCGAAGGCGTCGACGAGTTGCTCGTGGAGCTGTTGTAGTCCCGGCGACGCGACACTGAGGTAGACGACGGGCTGGGACCCCCGGGGAGGCTCCGCGAAGTAGTCGATGCCGGTCACGCGGGCTTCGACGGCTGGTGCACCCTGCAGTTCCTGACGCACCTGCTCGGCGAGGTGCGAAAATTCGTCGTCTCCAAGGCGTTTGAGCAGCACCGAGTGCTCCTGGCGGACCGACTCGAAGCCGACGAGTTCGGGGAATAGATCGCCTGCGAGGGCGGCGACACGACCGGGAACGGGAGCGTTGAGACTGTACACTGGCGATGGCTATCCGGGCCAGCGAAATGAGACTGTCGGCCTACAGTCGGTCGAACAACCAGAGCACGATCAGGACCGCAACAGCAAGCAGGATTAGCGGCTGAAGAAAGCCAAGCAGGGATGCCAGCCCGCTGATTAGCATCGAGAGCAGTTCGAGCACGAGAACGACGATTACCAGCACGAGCGCGATACGGAGGAGGGTCTCGACCTCGACATCTGCACGGGAGTCCATCATACCGGCAGCGTTGTCACGGAGCGGTGAAAAAGACACCGGCCGACCAGGTGAGAGCAACAAGGCTTTAGCGATCAGGGTGAGAATGTTGCCAACGATGAATTCGAGGGAACGGTTGGGACTCGCCCTCTGTATCGCCGTGGGGATCGTAGCAGTTCTCACAATGGTGGGAGTCGCTGGTGCGGTCGACGGCGGGAGTCACTCGCTGCAAGAAGCCGGTCCAGAGAGTCCCACGGCACAGGAGTCGTTCGACGCCGACGACGCACGGCTAACCGTAACCGTCGACAGCGACGGGACGGCGACCTGGACAGTCGAGTACTGGAAACGGCTCGACGACGATGAGAGTGAAGAGGCCTTCGCATCAATCGAGTCCGATGTCGAGGAGAATCCCGAGGAGTACGTCGACGGATTCGCCGAGTCGATGAACGATACGGTGGCGTCGGCCGCGGACGACACGGACAGGGAGATGTCCGCAAGCGGGTACACGGTGAGCACGAGAACTGAGTCGATCCCACAGGAGTACGGCGTTCTCACGTACCAGTTCGAGTGGAGCGGCTTCGCCGCCGTCGACGGCGACCGGATGGAGATCGGCGACGCGATCTCCGGGTTCTACCTCGACGATCAGACGCGACTGGTCATCGGCTGGCCGGGCGAGTATGGCCTCGTCGACGTTCGCCCGGAACCGAACGAGACCCGAAGCGACTCCGTGCTCTGGCGGGGTTCGGAGACCACGTTTGTCGGGGACGAGCCCCGGGTTGTCGTGAGTACCGAACCGGACGACGCTGACGGCCTCGATGATGGAACAGTTGATGGTGAGGACAGCAGTGGTATTCCGCTGATACCGGTTGGCGGTGGCGTTACCGGGGTCTTCCTGCTCTTTATGCTCTGGTGGCTCTACAGCCGTGGACTCTCCGACGAAGGTGCAGAAGACGGGGATACTGTCGCCCAAGACAGGGACGGTACGCAGACAGCGGCCGTCGCAGGTGGTGTGTCGACTGGCGGAGATGAGGCCTCGACGGACCTCAGCGGCGAAGCCATTGATGAATCTGACAGCGGCCCACCGTCGGAGCTCCTCAGCAACGAGGAACGCGTCGTTCGCCTGCTGGAACAACATGATGGGCGGCTAAAACAACAGCAGGTCGTGCAGGAGCTGGACTGGACTGACGCGAAGACGAGCCAGGTGATCAGCGACCTGCGCGAGGAGGGAACTGTCGAGACGTTCCGGATCGGCCGCGAGAACGTGGTCAGGCTTCCCGAGGTTGACGGCGAAGACACCATATAAATCATTCGTCGTTTTACAGTTATCGAACAAACATGTTCAGAATAATCGGTGGACGGCAGCCGTTTGTAATCCGTCTTAATCGGGCTTAATCGTCGGTGATTCGGGCTCACGGACCCTATTTTATAAACTCCTCCCGCTCCAACGGATGATTGCAATGAGACGCACCCTAACCGCACTTGTGGCGCTTGCCGTCGTGGTGTCCATGGTCGCCGCAGCGCCCATGGCCGTCGCGGGGCAGGCACAGGCGCTAGAGGATGACGACGAATCGGACGACAACAGCGACGTCGAGCCGGGCGAGCAGTTCGCCGGCGTCGTGGCCGTACACGAATCGGAGTTCGAGGGTGAGATGGACGAGCGGACCTTCGGCATCTCGGTCGCTCAGTCCGCGAGCGCCGAGGCACAGGGTGAGGTCGTCGGCGAACAGCTGGACGACGTCGAGCAGCGACTCGACGAGCTTGAAGAGCGCGCCGACGAACTCGAAGAGAAACGCGATAACGGCGAGATCACCGAAGGCCAGTACCAGGCCGAGATGGCCGTAGTGGCCTCTGAGCGCCAGACTGCCGCCAACCTCGCAGCACAGAGCGAGGCGAGCACCGAGGGCCTTGATGAGCAGATCCTCGAGGACAACGAGATCGACGTCGAGGCCATCAAGACGCTGCAGGACCGCGCGAACGAACTCGGCGGGCCCGAAGTCGCTGCGGCCGCACAGCTGATCGCTGGCGGGAGTGCCGCAGCCGCTGACGACGCCGGACCCAGCATCGAGATCGGCGTCGGAGCCGACGGTAATGTCGGCGTCGACATCCCTGGACTGAACGGTGAGAGTGACGAAGAGGACAGCGACTCGGACGCCGAGGCCGGGGCGGACGCCGATGCTGACGCGGACACCGACGACGGCGAAGCCGAGGCCGACTCCGAGACCGAAGTAGAGGCAGACAGCGACGACGACGGAACGACCGTCGAGGGCGAAAGCGAGACCGAAGCCGGAGCGGACTACTAACAACGCGTTCAATTATCGATGATTTCCAATCGTGCGATAGCGACGGTACTTGCGGGACTCGTGGTGTGTAGCATCGCCGTAGCACCGGTTGCAGGAGCCCAGGAAAGTGAACCTGAACCGTCGACGATCGTCGAAGTCGACGACGAGGGCGACGCGATGGTCACGCTGACGATGACCTACGATCTCGACAGCGACGAGGAGACAGACGCCTTCGAGTCGCTAGAGGGTGACGAGGAGGCACAGACCGACGCACTCGACCGGTACGAGGGCAACATGCAGTCAGTTGCCGACACGGCGAGTGACCGAACGGATCGGTCGATGGCAGTAACAGCAGAGAGCGTCTCCGCCGAGCGAGACGGAGACATTGGTGTCCTGTCGATGACGGTCGAATGGACGAACCTCGCCGCCGTCGAGGGCGAGGACCTCGTCGTCACCGAGCCGTTCGCCAGCGGCTACGAGACTGATCACTCGCTGACCGTCGTCGCGCCGGACGGCCACCACGTGAGCGACGCAGCCCCGACGCCGGACGACGAGGCTGACGGCACAGCGACCTGGGTCGGCGGAACTGATCTGGACGGCTTCGAGGCCGTCCTGACCAGCGATGGCGAGGCGACGACAGGCGCGGACGATGCGGGCGAGAGCGACGACGATAGCCTCCCCGGCTTCGGCGTTGGTGTCACGCTCGTGGCGTTGATCGGAGCGACGATGATCGCTCGACGGCGCTGAAAGCCGGTTTCCGGCGGTGACTCAGAAGTTTTTAATACCGCGAGCGGAGTAGCTACAGCCAACATGGAGACAACTCGTTCGGGAATGGCGTTCGATGCACCCGAGAGCGACGTGTCTCCGCTCGTTTCTACCGGTCGGCGGCGGCGGGGCCGTTTCTAGGCCCACTACTATTCCAATCCTCGACCATCCGAATCTTAACGAAC harbors:
- a CDS encoding DUF7345 domain-containing protein, with amino-acid sequence MISNRAIATVLAGLVVCSIAVAPVAGAQESEPEPSTIVEVDDEGDAMVTLTMTYDLDSDEETDAFESLEGDEEAQTDALDRYEGNMQSVADTASDRTDRSMAVTAESVSAERDGDIGVLSMTVEWTNLAAVEGEDLVVTEPFASGYETDHSLTVVAPDGHHVSDAAPTPDDEADGTATWVGGTDLDGFEAVLTSDGEATTGADDAGESDDDSLPGFGVGVTLVALIGATMIARRR
- a CDS encoding DUF7343 domain-containing protein, with translation MNSRERLGLALCIAVGIVAVLTMVGVAGAVDGGSHSLQEAGPESPTAQESFDADDARLTVTVDSDGTATWTVEYWKRLDDDESEEAFASIESDVEENPEEYVDGFAESMNDTVASAADDTDREMSASGYTVSTRTESIPQEYGVLTYQFEWSGFAAVDGDRMEIGDAISGFYLDDQTRLVIGWPGEYGLVDVRPEPNETRSDSVLWRGSETTFVGDEPRVVVSTEPDDADGLDDGTVDGEDSSGIPLIPVGGGVTGVFLLFMLWWLYSRGLSDEGAEDGDTVAQDRDGTQTAAVAGGVSTGGDEASTDLSGEAIDESDSGPPSELLSNEERVVRLLEQHDGRLKQQQVVQELDWTDAKTSQVISDLREEGTVETFRIGRENVVRLPEVDGEDTI
- the pyrH gene encoding UMP kinase; protein product: MKVVVSIGGSVLAPDLGAERIREHAAVIEGLVEDGCTVGAVVGGGTVAREYIGTARDLGANEMRLDEIGIDVTRLNARLLISALGQEAVPSPAKTYEEAGEAIRRGDICVMGGVAPAQTTDAVSAALAEYVDADLLVYATSVPGVYSADPNETDDATKHERLSAAELVDVIAGIEMNAGSSAPVDLLAAKVIQRSGMRTIVLDGTKPERISGAVRYGDHEGTDVIPEGAGDEPTYWADEER
- the lysS gene encoding lysine--tRNA ligase — protein: MSEESDASVDSDPERPDHGVPPEYDPYLLREENEGDHHAFWADRVADQVEAREPDEPIVIKGGISPSGIPHLGNANEIVLGYFVAESLRERGHEVEQIFTTDDRDPLRGLPRKLADLDGEIVGLGEVDASALGRNLGKPYTAIPDPFGCCDSYGDHFSTLIAGIAEDLDIPIELVSNTACYEDGRFEDATEFLLENRETARNVLADYQDKVDEEYVPFNPICGECGTVTETVTGVDPDAGTVDYRCTDMEAGDQTIEGCGHEGTATLRDGKLPWRFEWVTQWRELGVDFEPFGKDHAEGSWPSGVDIARSVFDVEPPVPMVYEWFTLDGEPFSSSAGNVVMVPEVLELIEPEVLRYFFAKDPTRSRDFSIPRLDQLVDEFDRLEAIYYGDIDPGEESETAFAKRVYPFLVDDLEPGADPRETERPVRIPFRFAAVLGMTEDPELREEIAKREGHIPEDASDEVVENALARVERARRWARRTDNAYNYELKRESIPDIEFDADTKAALDELADFIETHDDPEAIQSEIYEIARRHDVEVGDFFAAGYRLFFDQEQGPKLGTFLAKLDEAFVLARLRRER
- a CDS encoding molybdopterin synthase, which codes for MQLLGVVGPSDSGKTTLVERIVDRLSERGRVATIKRMTHAPEIDTDGKDTHRHRNAGAETTYGVTDDDGWFATGEERTLDGTLAELSIAHDYTVVEGYSEADLPQVVLAGREHTGTAIARGEDAAAIDISSVVERIEELEPFESLESLVASAKRAPEAERAGAIATFTGRVRAKDADDDAPTEYLQFEKYDGVADDRMATIREELEAREGVQRVLLHHRTGVIEYGEDIVFVVVLAGHREEAFRTVEDGINRLKDEVPLFKKEVTVDEEFWVHQRE
- a CDS encoding hemolysin family protein; translated protein: MMPFVSDPVVLDLLSTVLAGGAPPVDGAVDVLSREAVTAGGILAIVVLIGLSAFFASSEIAIFSLGNHRVSALVEEGARGARTLEALKSKPRRLLVTILVGNNIANIAMSSIATGLLGMYFDGGQAVLIATFGITSIVLLFGESAPKSYAVENSESWALRISRPLKLSEYLLFPLIVIFDRLTRIINRLMGSEGNFENAYVTRSEIQDMIETGEREGVLEADEHEMLQRILRFRNRIAKEVMVPRLDVVGVPAEASVEEAVDVAIESGYSRLPVYEGTLDDVVGVVEVNDLVDASGNGENLTARDVAIDPYIVPESKDVDEILTELREDRRRLAIVVDEFGTTAGIVTMEDIVEEIIGEVLGKTEQVPIRWLAENVVLVRGEVNVHEVNEALDIELPEGGEFESIAGFVFDRAGRLVEEGETVTHDGVKLVVQTAENNRILEVRVELPKEQVPDESDEQ
- a CDS encoding 2'-5' RNA ligase family protein; this encodes MYSLNAPVPGRVAALAGDLFPELVGFESVRQEHSVLLKRLGDDEFSHLAEQVRQELQGAPAVEARVTGIDYFAEPPRGSQPVVYLSVASPGLQQLHEQLVDAFGAIDGLEGEDYVMHVTLARGGGDIEAARALAEREIEPITWTITELRLWDAKHGEAARTIPLPA
- a CDS encoding site-2 protease family protein, with product MSTLVWVVGGILAYWALVRTANQRGWLPEYVKTQGPITTIHTKRGREFLDWLSQWDRFWRAWANVGLGIALVVMVGAFLMLVLSAALALSSPQPSQVTQPRNVLAIPGVNDFLPLSMAPEIVFALLVGLVVHEGGHGLLCRVEDIDINSMGVAMLAIIPIGAFVEPEQESQRNASRGGSSRMFAAGVTNNFVLSVLVFALLFGPVAGAIAVAPGASIAGPVPNSGAEAAGVDRGDRITALDGEPIETNSDLEGALADTDQEAVTVELNDDEETTIEQRLVVQGVTQGGPDNVEMGDRITAVDGETVDTRDELQTALGAEEVVTVDMDRNGEAVDETFATGALVVVAEDGPLATDAGLEPGSSVVITEIAGERVLTGDDLSEVMDEQSPGETAEIVVYEGTDRTTHEVTFAEADDGGALVGAASVAPGVNGITTSEWGLQYYPAGTYLEILGGENDEEAAIDPAVTDSFIGKTLLVLFLPLAGIIGGDTFPESFAGFTSEIMNFYVVDGPLAALGAGTFVLANILFWVGWINIQLGFFNCIPAFPLDGGHILRTSTEAIVSRLPIEGSYQLTKTVTTTVGLTMLLCLLLVIFGPRLLA
- a CDS encoding DUF7554 family protein; translation: MMDSRADVEVETLLRIALVLVIVVLVLELLSMLISGLASLLGFLQPLILLAVAVLIVLWLFDRL